A genomic region of Colletotrichum destructivum chromosome 5, complete sequence contains the following coding sequences:
- a CDS encoding Putative phospholipase/carboxylesterase/thioesterase, alpha/Beta hydrolase, which yields MLTLRAHASRLFFFFILANLASLTAASHPADQRHEHHQGPLLNPGEAIAFGSDQQHPPLAAVADAELLLPFADPLAPAAPAAPAAMSSPLARTAPLVFPAAGKHTATVIFAHGLGDTGHGWASAVENWRRRQRLDEVKFVLPHAPQIPITCNWGMRMPGWFDIVSRNTIFDRHRRQASSSPPASSPSPSSSSSPLTAPQKRLDGTVEALRESEDEPGIRASSEYFQSLVQAEVDAGIPAERIVLGGFSQGGAMAIFSGLTGPHRIGGIVGLSCWLLLSNKFAGIVPAGSPNQDTPVWLGHGDADPLVRPELGALSAEALKKLGFKVSRTLYPGMPHAACPEELDDVEAFLLERLPPTKQ from the exons ATGCTCACCTTGCGGGCCCATGCATCAagactcttcttctttttcatcctcgccaacctTGCATCGCTCACCGCCGCGTCGCACCCCGCCGACCAACGCCACGAACACCACCAAGGTCCGCTTTTGAATCCGGGTGAAGCTATCGCCTTCGGCTCTGACCAGCAGCACCCTccgctcgccgccgtcgcggacGCAGAACTCCTCCTGCCCTTCGCAGACCCCCTtgcaccagcagcaccagcagcaccagcagccaTGTCCTCCCCCCTCGCCCGGACGGCCCCGCTCGTgttcccggccgccggcaaACACACCGCCACCGTCATCTTcgcccacggcctcggcgacacGGGCCACGGGTGGGCGAGCGCCGTCGAGAACTGGAGGCGGAGGCAGAGGCTTGACGAGGTCAAGTTTGTGCTGCCCCACGCGCCTCAGATTCCCATCACCTGC AACTGGGGCATGCGCATGCCGGGCTGGTTCGACATTGTAAGTCGCAACACAATCTTTgaccggcaccgccgccaagcatcatcatcgccgccggcgtcgtctccatctccatcgtcatcgtcgtccccgCTGACCGCACCCCAGAAAAGGCTggacggcaccgtcgaggccCTCCGCGAGTCCGAGGACGAGCCGGGCATCCGCGCGTCGTCCGAGTACTTCCAGTCTctcgtccaggccgaggtcgacgccggcatccccGCCGAGCGCATCGTCCTCGGGGGTTTCAGCCAGGGcggcgccatggccatcttctcgggCTTGACGGGCCCGCACCGCattggcggcatcgtcggcctgTCGTGCTGGTTGCTGCTTAGCAACAAGTTCGCGGGCATCGTGCCGGCGGGCTCGCCGAACCAGGACACGCCCGTGTGGTTGGGCCACGGCGACGCGGACCCGCTCGTGCGGCCGGAGCTCGGCGCGCTGAGCGCCGAGGCGTTGAAGAAGCTGGGGTTCAAGGTGTCGAGGACGCTTTACCC TGGCATGCCCCACGCTGCGTgccccgaggagctcgatGACGTGGAGGCGTTTTTGCTCGAAAGACTGCCGCCGACCAAGCAGTGA
- a CDS encoding Putative GDP dissociation inhibitor, FAD/NAD(P)-binding domain superfamily, which yields MESLAEQTWDVILHGTGLQQSLLALALSRSGKQILHLDPNEYYGGPEAAFSLQEIEEWAAAHAAADHVGPGRVFSSATVTKPEITAGSGPSLSFPRAYSLALAPQIIHTRSELVKLLVSSRAFRQIEFLAVGSFFIYTPAPSGSADEKPSIVPIPSNREAVFSTTAIPAKAKRSLMKFLKFVLDYNAEEQRATWAPHADKPLSEFLASDFKLDPALQTYIVTLTLSLDGKIGTKDGLAAIHRHLSSMGAFGPGFAAVYPKWGGLSEIAQVGCRACAVGGAVYMLGTGVKATRLLDVQEDGARFELDLTSDITVKSRTLIRGAEHVMSKSQRVSRLTAVVNSPLSSLFQAVVEGSPIPAVAVIAFPATSIKDVTSPNPIYVFAHSSETGECPSGQSVLYLVTPEASGSAEALEKALASLLPVLGDSDHQPQAMYKVAYQQAKAAPSASADASDVLPSLPFDLAFSDTALEPVREAWTNVMGHVADDPDIEYMKFEDREGVDDDEDSYE from the exons ATGGAATCGCTGGCCGAGCAGACGTGGGATGTCATACTCCACGGCACTGGCCTGCAGCAGTCGCTGCTAGCCTT AGCCCTCTCGCGGTCCGGGAAGCAAATCCTGCACCTCGATCCCAACGAATACTACGGCGGCCCCGAAGCCGCCTTCAGCCTACAGGAGATCGAGGAATGGGCAGCCGCCCACGCAGCCGCTGACCATGTCGGTCCTGGGCGCGTtttctcgtcggcgaccgTGACTAAGCCGGAGATCACGGCCGGCTCTGGACCATCGCTGTCCTTCCCGAGAGCGTATTCCCTTGCTCTCGCGCCGCAGATCATTCACACCCGCTCCGAGCTGGTGAAACTGCTCGTATCCTCCCGCGCCTTCCGGCAAATCGAGTTCCTCGCGGTCGGGTCCTTTTTCATATACACCCCGGCGCCGAGCGGCTCCGCAGACGAAAAGCCAAGCATCGTGCCGATCCCCTCCAACCGcgaggccgtcttctccacGACCGCCATTCCCGCAAAAGCGAAGCGGTCGTTGATGAAGTTCCTCAAGTTTGTCTTGGACTATAATGCAGAAGAGCAGCGGGCGACGTGGGCTCCGCACGCTGACAAGCCTCTGTCGGAGTTCCTGGCGTCCGACTTCAAGCTCGACCCTGCCCTGCAGACGTACATTGTCACCTTGACCCTGAGCTTGGACGGGAAAATCGGCACCAAGGACGGCCTGGCGGCTATCCACAGACACCTGTCATCCATGGGCGCCTTTGGGCCCGGCTTCGCGGCGGTATACCCTAAATGGGGCGGTCTCTCAGAAATTGCGCAGGTGGGCTGCCGTGCGTGTGCCGTCGGTGGCGCCGTCTACATGCTGGGCACTGGTGTGAAAGCCACGCGCCTGCTTGATGtgcaagaagacggcgcccgCTTCGAGCTCGACTTGACCAGCGACATAACGGTGAAATCCCGTACGCTCATCCGCGGCGCCGAACATGTCATGTCCAAAAGCCAGCGTGTGAGCAGACTGACGGCTGTCGTCAACTCGCCACTTTCGTCTCTGTTCCAGGCCGTCGTTGAGGGGTCGCCCATCCCTGCCGTGGCAGTCATCGCTTTCCCGGCTACTTCTATCAAGGATGTCACCTCGCCGAACCCCATCTATGTCTTCGCTCACTCGAGCGAGACTGGCGAATGCCCATCTGGCCAAA GCGTCCTATATCTCGTTACACCAGAAGCTTCTGGCTCGGCCGAAGCCTTGGAAAAGGCTTTGGCGTCCTTGCTGCCTGTCCTTGGCGACAGTGATCACCAGCCGCAGGCCATGTACAAGGTCGCGTACCAGCAAGCCAAGGCCGccccctcggcctccgcgGACGCCTCGGATGTTCTTCCAAGCCTGCCGTTTGACCTTGCTTTCAGCGACACGGCTCTGGAGCCAGTGAGAGAGGCTTGGACGAACGTCATGGGCCATGTGGCAGACGATCCGGACATCGAATACATGAAGTTTGAGGATCGCGAGGGCgtggatgacgatgaggataGTTACGAGTAG
- a CDS encoding Putative extradiol ring-cleavage dioxygenase, class III enzyme, subunit B, which yields MPRLGPLFLLSLSVALAAYMLSPAIQSIFETVAAKLAGYTSNYADLATIKKPRMPVYFFSHGGPDVMYNKSHPVYPTLQHIGAEITSLRPAAVLIFSAHWQSRTPVSILVNSAPSAPLIYDFSGFPLHYYSAKYPNIGSPALAARVCTLVASHDIPCDTTERGLDHGVWAGFHVAFHPDENPLGVPIVQASLFRSEDPDAHYRLGRAVSALRDEGVVVIGAGMSVHNLHHMDSGPEPLPYAVSFDDALKEAVEAGVDERQEKMAQVCSRPDAKQAHPWMDHLMPVHVAAGAAGDDLGKQLWTMKEGSFAWAQYRFGPLPGS from the exons ATGCCGCGCCTCGGCCCTCTATtcctcctttccctctccgtcgccctcgcggcTTACATGCTCTCACCCGCCATCCAATCTATCTTCGAGACGGTGGCCGCAAAACTGGCGGGCTACACGTCCAACTATGCAGATCTTGCGACTATAAAGAAACCCCGGATGCCGGtctacttcttctcccacggGGGC CCGGACGTAATGTACAACAAATCACACCCCGTATACCCAACTCTTCAGCACATCGGCGCAGAAATCACCTCCCTTCGCcctgccgccgtcctcatcttctccgcccACTGGCAATCCCGCACCCCGGTCTCCATCCTCGTCAACTCGGCCCCCTCCGCTCCTTTAATCTACGACTTCTCCGGCTTCCCCCTCCACTACTACTCCGCAAAATACCCAAACATTGGCTcccccgccctcgccgcccgcgtTTGCACTCTTGTCGCCTCCCACGACATCCCCTGCGACACCACCGagcgcggcctcgaccaCGGCGTTTGGGCCGGCTTCCACGTCGCTTTTCACCCGGACGAGAACCCCCTCGGCGTGCCCATCGTCCAGGCCTCTCTCTTCCGTTCTGAGGACCCGGACGCCCATtaccgcctcggccgcgccgtctccgctctccgcgacgagggcgtcgtcgtcatcggagCCGGCATGTCCGTGCACAATCTCCATCACATGGACAGCGGGCCGGAACCGTTGCCCTACGCCGTGAGCTTCGATGACGCCCTCAAAGAGGCTGTCGAggctggcgtcgacgagaggCAGGAGAAAATGGCTCAGGTGTGCAGCCGCCCTGACGCCAAACAGGCCCATCCGTGGATGGACCACCTCATGCCCgtccacgtcgccgccggcgccgccggagaCGATCTTGGCAAGCAGCTGTGGACCATGAAAGAGGGCAGTTTCGCGTGGGCTCAGTACCGTTTCGGTCCCCTGCCGGGATCGTAA
- a CDS encoding Putative nucleotide-binding alpha-beta plait domain superfamily: protein MSELGSQIIRRCWDTAFSHQKIIANGGHGNCNPTRPRHFFVPHHPRAEEGITAPRRPPPASFRLFLYRSVLNTAQLCVRRLIESSRSSSRQTFQPRQRPSRTNDTMAPLILHNVPDEELYVGDDGIKRPYAMVFPQQEGLPGARNRRGVAETGSFGKSTRRSRSRTGTPAGRRENPTVAAADKIFGDWLSTQAVTNNNVAASMTTTTTTTGGAGVNASGAAVVPQRKTSGLSQAPLLASAADDTPAAAEPRVTRHVPTEIILRGYRSPSQQYAAISHYEQLAGLICEDYPREPPLEQRRYKSELRDPAFTRRRGLTAEERAKVNHADGGEHWVKVTFESADAADAAVYASPQRVLGYLVHAEPYHGLPPARDEPVPDVDSLVAAHEEHSRSRSVPAGSFGTHRTPRGQHRSASKNGGGNPFSIPNTRSTSDLSPPTSLTSSNTIETATISNTTNSSATLTELQQQQQQQQPLMQAEDSMFCRRIPTARKARLLPAEQALLPQQSYTQRVVNMVPFLKWFSGSMIGNEVPRTDNGDFDWNRASLYWKIIWWLDATFGLFGGEILSADKDD, encoded by the exons ATGTCGGAACTCGGCAGCCAAATAATCCGCCGTTGCTGGGACACGGCCTTCTCGCATCAGAAAATCATCGCCAATGGCGGCCACGGGAACTGCAATCCGACACGGCCAAGGCATTTCTTTGTCCCTCACCACCCGCGCGCTGAAGAAGGTATAACAgcacctcgacggccacCACCCGCCTCCTTTCGACTATTTCTTTATCGCAGCGTGCTAAACACAGCGCAATTGTGTGTTCGGCGCCTGATAGAATCATCCCGAAGCAGCTCCCGTCAGACCTTTCAGCCGAGGCAGCGCCCTTCCCGTACCAACGACACAATGGCGCCCCTTATCCTCCACAATGTCCCCGACGAGGAACTCTACGTCGGAGATGACGGCATTAAACGTCCCTACGCCATGGTTTTCCCACA GCAAGAAGGTCTCCCCGGCGCTAGGAaccgccgcggcgtcgcAGAAACAGGCTCCTTTGGCAAGTCGACGCGCCGCTCCCGCTCACGAACCGGAACCCCTGCGGGTCGCCGCGAAAACCCAACGGTCGCGGCCGCCGATAAGATCTTCGGCGACTGGCTCTCAACACAGGCCgtcaccaacaacaacgttGCTGCTTCGATGaccacaacaacaaccacaacagGAGGCGCAGGTGTTAACGCCTCCGGGGCCGCCGTCGTTCCGCAGCGCAAGACGTCTGGCCTCTCCCAGGCGCCTCTCCTGGCCTCCGCGGCCGACGACAcgcccgccgctgccgagcctCGCGTCACCCGCCACGTGCCGACCGAAATCATCCTCCGCGGCTACCGCTCGCCCTCGCAACAGTacgccgccatctcccacTACGAGCAGCTTGCCGGCCTCATCTGCGAGGACTACCCGCGCGAGCCACCTCTCGAGCAGCGCCGCTACAAGTCGGAGCTCCGCGACCCGGCCTTCACCCGCCGTCGGGGActcacggccgaggagcgcgcCAAGGTCAATCACGCCGATGGTGGCGAGCACTGGGTCAAGGTGACGTTCGAGTcagccgacgccgcggacgccgccgtctaTGCCAGCCCCCAGCGCGTGCTGGGCTACCTCGTCCACGCCGAGCCGTACCACGGGCTGCCCCCCGCGCGCGACGAGCCCGTCCCGGATGTCGActccctcgtcgccgcccacgagGAGCACAGCCGCTCGCGGTCGGTCCCGGCGGGCAGCTTCGGAACCCACCGGACGCCGCGCGGCCAACACCGTTCCGCTAGCAAgaatggcggcggcaaccccTTCTCCATTCCCAACACCCGATCCACGAGCGAcctctcgccgcccacgtcgCTGACCTCATCCAATACGATCGAGACggccaccatctccaacaCGACCaactcctcggcgaccttgacggagttgcagcagcagcagcagcagcagcagcccctGATGCAGGCCGAGGACAGCATGTTCTGCCGGCGCATCCCAACGGCGCGGAAGGCTAGGCTCCTCCCGGCCGAGcaggcgctgctgccgcaGCAGAGCTACACGCAGCGGGTCGTCAATATGGTCCCCTTCCTTAAGTGGTTCAGCGGCTCCATGATCGGCAACGAGGTGCCGCGCACCGACAATGGCGACTTTGACTGGAACCGCGCCAGCCTGTACTGGAAGATCATCTGGTGGCTGGACGCGACCTTTGGGCTGTTCGGAGGCGAGATCCTGagcgccgacaaggacgatTGA
- a CDS encoding Putative rad21/Rec8-like protein produces MLTDAEKVQTLMRTFFRLIANNETHPNAGKARRDQITLGDDPSFVPSSVMPHFTIDDNGNPCFVPGSSSRQSSGGKNKSQSQLSPFPDPINFFPEGREKSVLNLDISQSFDGLDYRLPSPFANSSAKKTQLPRTREDMEINMDTGPFGALDESDNFGGVELDIDENGAIILDDNELELPYLGAIDMADAGAPFQHDHTQDEQTIPRDAEGDVPMIGSDSIVLPGDPVSSVPESPDNGQGKQATAASKKRRRVLKLDNEGTTISRSVLRDWQEQYVENAERATSKPKGVTQTQAQSNAYFFTFGQGIGGVGRSTGIPGTNFPLADIFAGNGLRNIIYGPPTEAEQEMQTPSPKGRRRRANEAFDEMGYASETRNVRLRVDETPQQGRSVDDVEDYGVLGDETMPEMGMEAAQPMDDHHSSSMMPWNRTPSIGRASSVIGNSAQRHEQASQKPAIPRRSSIAHFELHDAQGSDLDAAPIGMPGSRDLGSGSLNSPGNGVNAQDMDENDSHWMRSTLDTASVEFLKWTEEEVKKAGQVKEGDSNENRRWVGFEDLVDPAKQNHVVATQAFYHILSLATKNAICVEQQVENMQPFGPIRVGLDLMTHLESTE; encoded by the exons ATGCTCACCGACGCGGAGAAGGTGCAGACGTTGATGAGAACCTTCTTTCGACTCATCGCCAACAACGAGACCCACCCCAACGCTGGAAAAGCGAG ACGTGATCAGATCACCCTTGGCGACGACCCCAGTTTTGTCCCAAGCAGCGTCATGCCGCATTtcaccatcgacgacaacggcaatCCTTGCTTCGTACCTGGAAGTTCAAGTCGCCAATCGTCGGGCGGAAAGAACAAGTCGCAGTCTCAGCTCAGCCCTTTCCCTGACCCCATCAACTTCTTCCCTGAAGGTCGAGAGAAGTCTGTTCTCAACCTCGACATATCTCAGTCGTTTGATGGTCTAGATTACCGTTTGCCCTCTCCATTCGCCAACTCTTCCGCAAAGAAGACCCAGCTTCCTCGAACGCGAGAGGATATGGAGATTAACATGGACACTGGTCCGTTCGGTGCTCTGGACGAGTCTGACAATTTTGGTGGTGTGGAACTCGACATTGACGAAAATGGTGCCATCATCCTGGATGATAATGAGCTTGAGCTCCCATACCTCGGCGCAATCGACATGGCAGATGCTGGGGCCCCATTTCAACATGATCATACCCAAGATGAGCAGACGATTCCCCGTGACGCCGAAGGCGACGTCCCCATGATAGGCAGTGACTCTATCGTTCTCCCGGGTGATCCTGTCTCCTCGGTCCCCGAGTCGCCCGATAATGGTCAGGGAAAGCAAGCTACTGCCGCATCCAAGAAGCGTCGCCGTGTGCTGAAGCTCGACAATGAAGGCACTACGATCTCACGCTCCGTCCTCCGAGACTGGCAGGAACAATACGTTGAAAACGCGGAAAGAGCCACCAGCAAGCCCAAGGGCGTCACACAAACCCAAGCCCAGAGCAATGCATACTTCTTCACTTTCGGGCAGGGCATCGGAGGCGTCGGCCGCAGCACAGGGATTCCAGGAACCAACTTCCCTCTTGCAGATATTTTCGCTGGCAACGGTCTTCGCAACATCATCTATGGCCCACCCACTGAAGCGGAGCAAGAAATGCAGACGCCTTCACCCAAGGGACGTCGGAGAAGAGCAAATGAGGCCTTTGACGAGATGGGTTATGCAAGTGAAACGCGCAACGTGCGTCTGAGAGTCGACGAGACGCCCCAGCAGGGACGCTCCGTAGACGATGTTGAGGACTACGGCGTGCTTGGCGATGAAACCATGCCGGAGATGGGAATGGAGGCTGCCCAGCCCATGGACGATCATCATTCGTCTTCCATGATGCCCTGGAACCGGACACCGTCGATTGGCCGGGCCTCTTCGGTCATCGGCAACAGTGCTCAGCGTCACGAGCAAGCCAGTCAGAAGCCCGCCATCCCTCGCAGGAGCAGCATCGCTCATTTCGAACTTCACGATGCCCAGGGAAGCGACCTGGATGCAGCTCCGATTGGCATGCCTGGCTCTCGAGACTTGGGATCAGGCAGTCTTAACTCTCCGGGAAACGGGGTCAACGCACAAGATATGGATGAGAACGACTCTCACTGGATGCGGTCGACACTGGACACTGCAAGCGTAGAGTTTTTGAAATGGACCGAAGAGGAGGTCAAGAAGGCTGGCCAGGTCAAAGAGGGAGACAGCAACGAGAACCGGCGATGGGTCGGTTTTGAGGACCTCGTTGACCCGGCGAAGCAAAACCACGTTGTTGCGACCCAGGCATTCTACCACATTCTTTCACTGGCGACGAAAAATGCTATCTGCGTGGAGCAGCAGGTAGAGAACATGCAGCCTTTCGGACCGATCCGAGTTGGACTCGACCTGATGACGCATCTTGAGAGCACGGAGTAG
- a CDS encoding Putative ribosomal protein uS5 domain 2-type superfamily: protein MATSKGLPRDTFAKLSPHPFLLANLQPPAPANAARSNGRAPDEARIPNVNTSSLTHANGSAVVRTGDTTVICGVRAETILAADIPNFRPAANLDETKPGSELKDYDLLVPNIELATGCAPQFLPGVPPTTLAQTLSTRVYSLLHSSKLVDPEDLRIWYTRPAESAEAEDDDDDDKMDGDAEKSGEGEKAVMAYWVLYIDIFFISFDGNPFDVAWTAVLAALRDTTIPIARWDPDREMVICSRDEPKPLTLHGFPVACTAGVFAEKETADRPSAGKFWTLVDLDTLEENLCDEQITVVVDRSGGDTKVLSISKHGGTVLQPQLIREFVGVAERRWEQVWKAMA from the coding sequence ATGGCTACCTCAAAGGGTCTCCCACGCGACACGTTCGCAAAGCTCTCGCCTCACCCTTTCCTTCTCGCAAACCTCCAGCCGCCCGCTCCCGCCAACGCCGCGAGAAGCAACGGCCGCGCCCCCGACGAAGCCCGCATTCCCAACGTCAACACCTCTAGCCTGACCCACGCCAATGGCAGCGCTGTCGTCCGCACGGGCGACACGACCGTCATCTGCGGCGTGCGCGCCGAgaccatcctcgccgccgacatccccAACTTCCGCCCCGCCGCGAACCTCGACGAGACCAAGCCCGGCTCGGAGCTGAAAGACTACGACCTGCTCGTCCCCAACATCGAGCTCGCCACCGGCTGCGCGCCTCAGTTTCTGCCCGGCGTCCCCCCCACGACCCTCGCCCAGACTCTTAGCACGAGAGTGTACTCGTTGCTGCACTCCTCCAAGCTCGTCGACCCTGAGGATCTGAGAATATGGTACACTCGCCCCGCCGAGAGtgccgaggcggaggatgacgacgatgacgacaagatggacggtgacgccgagaagagcggcgagggcgagaaggccgtGATGGCATACTGGGTCCTCTATATCgacatcttcttcatctccttTGACGGCAACCCTTTCGACGTCGCCTGGaccgccgtcctcgccgccctgcgtGACACAACTATCCCCATTGCCCGCTGGGACCCCGATCGCGAGATGGTGATCTGCTCGCGCGACGAGCCCAAACCCTTGACGCTGCACGGCTTCCCCGTCGCCTGCACAGCCGGCGTCTTCGCAGAAAAGGAGACAGCGGACCGTCCCTCCGCCGGCAAGTTCTGGAcgcttgtcgacctcgacacgCTGGAGGAGAATCTCTGCGACGAGCAGATCACAGTGGTGGTAGACCGCAGCGGAGGAGACACCAAGGTGCTGTCGATATCGAAGCACGGGGGCACAGTGCTGCAGCCGCAGCTCATACGGGAGTTCGTGGGCGTTGCGGAGCGGAGATGGGAGCAGGTTTGGAAGGCCATGGCATGA
- a CDS encoding Putative AH/BAR domain superfamily, protein IVY1, with protein sequence MASPTTPGDDRPSTPTPSQLPPVPGSPVYSLASTANPLSSYHLPLPPPPRPVHAVLTKSDLELSQTAYSDLIQTAKSYRLALASLSTAASSFGSALESCARLKEARAESLSSASQPGAALSASFTAGAKGSCTADLLLSASGVHHLVANHQQILSETVYRDFEVPLLHELDKWRQRVDDEEDAYVREVKARNLEIRRLEKEGLKLHKQRRRDVGKFRAHLVDLTTKLDGLTSLHGDHARTLLRESQDTSGRIVEASCSLVRAEVDIFESLARKGWSGGGLDELLERGADLFASDEVGDHHHSGVVGGGTAEAAKLFSILPPKSILADAASDVTRHGGGGHKRGDSLLSDPDRYQSLAAAATTAASPGLGDDNDADSIFSETNFNRPRGVRPFSPQPIRRHATDVTFDSLGVGLSEESRVVDRVEEEEVVVEESRHDVLREEEHEGDDRCEGEGENLAKGEAPSQPLSPWADEEQAEEANKQTLGEEDDEKDHRASTPAVIDAEEEREIAHGTADRGRQPVRRWSVNEEDDA encoded by the coding sequence ATGGCCTCCCCAACCACACCCGGCGACGACCGGCCCTCGACCCCGACGCCCTCCCAACTTCCCCCCGTCCCTGGGTCGCCAGTCTACTCTCTCGCCTCGACCGCGAACCCGCTCTCGTCCTATCAcctcccgctgccgcccccgccgcGGCCCGTCCACGCCGTCTTGACCAAATCCGACCTCGAGCTCTCCCAGACCGCCTACTCCGACCTCATCCAGACCGCAAAGTCCTaccgcctcgccctcgcctcgcTCTCCACTGCCGCCTCCTCTTTCGGTTCCGCCCTCGAGTCTTGCGCCCGTCTGAAGGAGGCCCGTGCCGAGTCCCTGTCCTCCGCCTCCcagcccggcgccgccctgtCCGCGAGCttcaccgccggcgccaaggGCTCTTGCACCGCCGACCTGCTGCTGTCCGCCTCGGGcgtccaccacctcgtcgccaaccACCAGCAAATCCTTTCCGAGACCGTCTACCGCGACTTCGAGGTGCCCCTGCTGCACGAGCTGGATAAGTGGCGCCagcgcgtcgacgacgaggaggacgcaTACGTGcgcgaggtcaaggcccGCAACCTCGAGATCAGGcggctggagaaggaggggcTGAAGCTCCAcaagcagcgccgccgcgacgtcgGCAAGTTCAGGGCccacctcgtcgacctgaCGACCAAGCTGGACGGTCTGACGTCTCTGCACGGCGACCATGCTAGGACCTTGCTGCGCGAGAGCCAGGACACGAGCggccgcatcgtcgaggcctCGTGCAGCCTCGtccgcgccgaggtcgacatcTTCGAGTCGCTTGCGAGAAAGGGCtggagcggcggcggcctggacgagcTGCTGGAGAGGGGAGCCGACCTGTTCGCGagcgacgaggtcggcgatcACCATCACTCGGGCGTCGTGGGCGGCGggaccgccgaggccgcgaaGCTGTTCAGCATCCTCCCGCCCAAGAGCAttctcgccgacgccgcctcggACGTAACgcgccacggcggcggcggtcacAAGCGAGGCGACAGCCTGCTGAGCGACCCGGACCGGTACCAGAGcctcgcggccgccgcgaccaccgccgcgtcgccgggCCTCGgggacgacaacgacgccgacagcATCTTCTCCGAGACAAACTTCAACAGGCCGCGTGGCGTGCGGCCCTTTTCACCGCAGCCCATCAGGCGGCACGCTACCGACGTGACGTTTGACAGCCTCGGTGTCGGGCTGAGCGAGGAGTCGCGTGTAGTCGACagggttgaggaggaggaggttgtcGTTGAGGAGAGCCGGCACGATGTGCtgagggaagaagagcacGAGGGCGATGATAGGtgcgagggcgagggcgagaacTTGGCCAAAGGGGAGGCGCCTTCGCAGCCGTTGTCGCCTTGGGCCGACGAGGAACAGGCTGAGGAGGCCAACAAGCAGACCCTAggcgaagaggacgacgaaaaGGACCACAGAGCTAGCACTCCCGCCGTGAtagatgccgaggaggagagggaaatTGCACACGGGACGGCGGACAGGGGACGACAGCCCGTCAGGCGTTGGAGTGTAAatgaagaggacgacgcTTAA